In a genomic window of Erigeron canadensis isolate Cc75 chromosome 5, C_canadensis_v1, whole genome shotgun sequence:
- the LOC122601267 gene encoding uncharacterized protein LOC122601267 has protein sequence MVTRGESGLLELIKSTQVEALLGANGFGFHAKMIAWITECVTTSSFSPNINGLVHGFFKGRWGLRQGDPLSPYSFTLVMEILTLVLHRKVRMSDSNYAMVIMEGLEEFKMASRLVPSLPKSTAFICNVLNHVKISILGILPFEEGFLPVKYHGVPLVFARLMIQNRKVLVERAKKRLDD, from the exons ATGGTTACTCGAGGAGAATCTGGGTTGCTTGAACTCATCAAGTCAACTCAGGTTGAAGCTCTTTTAGGAGCTAAT GGATTTGGTTTTCATGCAAAAATGATTGCTTGGATTACGGAGTGTGTCACCACTTCATCTTTTTCTCCTAATATTAATGGATTGGTTCATGGTTTTTTTAAGGGTCGTTGGGGTTTGCGACAAGGAGATCCTTTATCTCCTTATTCGTTTACTTTGGTAATGGAGATACTTACACTAGTTCTTCATAGGAAAGTGAGAATGTCGGACAG TAATTATGCTATGGTTATTATGGAAGGACTGGAGGAATTTAAAATGGCATCGAGGCTAGTACCAAGTTTACCTAAAAGCACGGCGTTCATTTGTAACGTCCTTAACCATGTAAAGATTTCAATTCTTGGTATTTTGCCTTTTGAAGAAGGTTTTTTGCCTGTTAAGTATCATGGAGTGCCACTTGTGTTTGCTAGATTGATGATCCAGAATCGCAAAGTGCTTGTTGAAAGAGCAAAGAAAAGATTAGATGACTAG
- the LOC122601268 gene encoding uncharacterized protein LOC122601268 — translation MDTIKIKYERTPPRCHECKVFGHSHEQCPKRVVQNKEKKQDTTGEDGFTLVGRKKGKGKINQQPRQVEGVRLSKPKPQFIYRPIQKNNVPKQAVGGSYDASTSSTIPNDKEAAKRKEEDEDSDMDEIIVNDDDTVTYIVKTTFEEGSTPGNASPNSHVGLEKLNTLCSKVFPIWSWTSNVVVCSKGSRIIVGWNPYIVDLMVISQIDQVVHSQIKFKSDNKMLLCSFVYAHNKYTQRRVLWCDLDLHNVFAKDKVWFILGDFNVALNLDDKATGTSYLDIGMHEFNEWVQSIEVFDVNKSGLHYTWNQKPQGMDGILKKIDRVMANVEFLDCFIGANALFQPYRISDHAPVVLRIPMMSPSKRKPFKFSNLLVHHENYHLVVSEAWKLNVDGVSMYKLVKKLKPLKKPFQKTSVQ, via the exons ATGGATACGATTAAAATAAAGTATGAAAGGACGCCACCGAGGTGTCACGAATGTAAAGTATTTGGCCATTCTCATGAGCAATGTCCAAAGCGGGTGGTTCAAAATAAAGAGAAGAAACAGGACACTACAGGTGAGGATGGCTTTACTTTGGTAGGACGTAAGAAAGGGAAAGGGAAAATTAATCAACAACCTAGACAGGTTGAGGGGGTTAGGTTATCGAAACCAAAACCTCAATTCATTTATAGACCTATACAGAAGAATAATGTACCAAAACAAGCTGTTGGTGGGTCGTATGATGCATCTACCTCATCTACTATACCA AATGATAAAGAAGCAGCTAAGCGCAAGGAGGAGGATGAGGATAGTGACATGGATGAGATTAttgttaatgatgatgatacagTGACGTATATAGTGAAGACTACTTTTGAGGAGGGAAGCACTCCCGGTAATGCTAGTCCTAAT TCTCATGTTGGTTTAGAGAAATTGAATACCCTTTGTTCAAAAGTGTTCCCTATTTGGTCTTGGACTTCAAATGTTGTTGTTTGCTCAAAAGGATCTAGAATTATTGTTGGTTGGAATCCATATATTGTGGATCTTATGGTGATATCGCAAATTGATCAAGTGGTGCATTCTCAAATTAAGTTTAAATCTGATAATAAGATGTTGTTGTGCTCCTTTGTCTATGCACATAACAAGTATACTCAAAGGCGTGTATTATGGTGTGACCTTGATCTTCATAATGTTTTTGCGAAAGATAAAGTTTGGTTCATCTTAGGAGATTTCAATGTTGCTTTGAATTTGGATGATAAAGCTACGGGGACATCATATCTGGATATTGGTATGCATGAATTTAATGAATGGGTACAATCTATTGAGGTCTTTGATGTGAATAAATCAGGACTTCATTACACTTGGAATCAAAAACCTCAAGGAATGGATGGGATACTTAAGAAGATTGATAGAGTCATGGCTAATGTTGAATTCTTGGATTGTTTTATTGGAGCTAATGCTTTATTCCAGCCGTATCGTATCTCCGATCATGCCCCGGTTGTGCTTCGGATTCCAATGATGTCGCCATCtaaaagaaaaccatttaaattttcaaacttaTTGGTACATCATGAGAATTATCATTTAGTTGTGAGTGAGGCATGGAAGCTGAATGTGGATGGTGTTTCTATGTATAAACTAGTGAAAAAGCTCAAACCCTTAAAAAAGCCTTTTCAGAAAACTTCTGTACAATAA